CGTCGAGGCGGGCCAGCACGTCGTAGAGCTGGCCGCCGTCGCGGGTCCAGCCGCGGCCGCGCAGGGTGGTGCCGACCACGTCGAGGCCGACGGCGATCTTCTCGCCGTGCTCGGCGATGACCTTGGCGACCCACTCGGGGCTCTCCAGGGCGGCGGTGCCGAGGTTGACCCGGGTGCAGCCGGTGGCGAGGGCGGCGGCCAGCGACTCGTCGTCGCGGATGCCGCCGGACAGCTCGACCTTGATGTCGAGGCGGCCGGTGACCTCGCGGAGCAGTTCGCGGTTGCTGCCGGTGCCGAAGGCGGCGTCGAGGTCGACCAGGTGCAGCCACTCGGCGCCGGCGTTCTGCCAGGCGAGGGCGGCGGCGAGCGGCTCGCCGAAGGAGGTCTCGGTGCCGGAGGCGCCCTTGACCAGGCGGACCGCCTGGCCGTCGCGGACGTCGACGGCGGGCAGCAGTTCGAGGCGGTTGGTCATGTTCTGGTGGACTCTTCCGTCGTCAGAGGGTGTCGACCCAGTTGGTCAGCAGGGCGGCGCCGGCGTCGCCGGACTTCTCGGGGTGGAACTGGGTGGCCCAGAGCGGGCCGTTCTCCACGGCGGCGACGAACGGCTGCCCGTGGGTGGCCCAGGTGACCCTGGGGGCGCGGATCTTCTCGGAGTGGGTCTCCAGCACCCAGTGCCGCACGCCGTAGGAGTGCACGAAGTAGAACCGGGTGTCGGCGTCCATCCCGGCGAACATCCGGGTGTCGGCGGGCGCGTCGACGGTGTTCCAGCCCATGTGCGGGACGACCGGCGCGTCGAGCGGCTCGACGGTGCCGGGCCACTCGTCGCAGCCGGCGGTCTCCACGCCGTGCTCGACGCCCTTCTCGAACAGGATCTGCATGCCGACGCAGATGCCGAGCACCGGGCGGCCGCCGGCCAGCCGGCGGCCGATGACCTGCTCGCCGCGGACGGCCCTGAGGCCGCGCATGCACGCCTCGAAGGCGCCGACGCCGGGCACCAGCAGGCCGTCGGCGTCCAGCGCCTGCTGGAAGTTCGAGGTGACGGTGACGGTGGCGCCGGTGCGCTCGACGGCACGCTGGGCGGAGCGCAGGTTGCCGGAGCCGTAGTCCAGCACCACGACGTTCTTGGACATCTGTGGGGTCTCCTAGAGGCGCATGATGCCGGCGGCCAGGCACATGGCCGCGGCGAAGGCGAGGACGAGGACGACGCCCTTGGGCAGCTTCTGCTTCCAGAACGACCAGACGCCGCCCGCGAAGAAGAGGCCGAGGACGATCAGCACCGTCGCCATCAGAGCGCGCCCTTGGTGGAGGGCAGGATGCCGGCGGCGCGCGGGTCGCGCTCGGAGGCGTAGCGCAGCGCCCGGGCCAGTGCCTTGAACTGGCACTCGACGATGTGGTGCGCGTTGCGGCCGTACGGGACGTGCACGTGCAGGGCGACCTGGGCCTGGGCGACGAAGGACTCCAGGATGTGCCGGGTCATCGTGGTGTCGTACGAGCCGATCATCGGGGCCATCTGCTCGGGCTCGGTGTGCACCAGGTATGGGCGGCCGGAGAGGTCGACGGTGACCTGGGCCAGCGACTCGTCCAGCGGGACGGTGCAGTTGCCGAACCGGTAGATGCCGACCTTGTCGCCGAGCGCCTGCTTGAAGGCGGCGCCGAGCGCGAGCGCGGTGTCCTCGATGGTGTGGTGGGTGTCGATGTGCAGGTCGCCCTCGGTCTTGACGGTGAGGTCGAAGAGGCCGTGGCGGCCGAGCTGGTCGAGCATGTGGTCGTAGAAGCCGACGCCCGTGGAGACGTCCGTCTTGCCGGTTCCGTCGAGGTCGATCTCGACCAGGACGGAGGTCTCCTTGGTGGTGCGTTCGACGCGGCCGATGCGGGACATGCGGGGTTACAGCTCCTTGGTTGCAAGCGAGACGGCGCTCAGGAACGCGTCGTTCTCGGCGGGGGTGCCGGCGGTGACGCGCAGCCAGCCGGGGACGCCGTTGTCGCGGATCAGCACGCCCTGGTCGAGGATCGCCTGCCACACCGCGTGGGTGTCGGCGAAGCGGCCGAACTGGATGAAGTTGGCGTCGGAGTCGGTGACGTCGAGGCCCAGCCCGCGCAGCGCGAGCACCACACGGTCGCGCTCGGACTTGAGCCGGTCGACGTAGCCGAGCAGGGTGTCGGTGTGCTCCAGGCAGGCCAGCGCGGTGGCCTGGGTGACGGCCGACAGGTGGTAGGGCAGCCGGACCAGCTGCACCGCGTCCACCACGGCCGGGTCGGCGGCCAGGTAGCCCAGCCGCAGGCCGGCCGCGCCGAACGCCTTGGACATGGTGCGGCTGATCACCAGGTTCGGGCGGCCTTCGAGCAGCGGCAGCAGCGAGGCGCGGTGCGAGAACTCGACGTACGCCTCGTCGACCACCACCATGCTGGGCCCGGCGGCCTGCGCGGCCTCGTACAGGGCGAGCACGGTGTCGGCCGCGACGGCGGTACCGGTCGGGTTGTTCGGCGAGCAGACGAAGACCACGTCCGGGCGCAGCTCGGCGATGGCCGCCCGGGCCGCGTCCAGGTCGATGGTGAAGTCCTCGCCCCGCGGGCCGGAGACCCAGCCGGTGCCGGTGCCGCGGGCGATCAGGGCGTGCATCGAGTACGAGGGCTCGAAGCCGATCGCGGTGCGGCCGGGCCCGCCGAAGGTCTGCAGCAGCTGCTGGAGCACCTCGTTGGAGCCGTTGGCGGCCCACACCTGGTCCTTGCTGACCGGGAAGCCGGTGGTGTCGCTCAGGTACGCCGCCAGGCCGGTGCGCAGCTCGACCGCGTCCCGGTCCGGGTAGCGGTTGAGCTGCCGGGCGGCTTCGGCGACCCGCTCGGCGATCCGGGCCACCAGCGGCTCGGGCAGCGGGTACGGGTTCTCGTTGGTGTTCAGCTGGACGGGCACGTCCAACTGCGGTGCGCCGTACGGGGACTGGCCGCGCAGCTCGTCGCGGACGGGGAGGTCGTCGATCTTCGTCACGAGGTGGGAACCGTCCAGTCGCCGTGCCAGTGTTGTTCGTCTCCGACAAAACGCGCCTTCACGGCGTCGCCGTGGCCGGGCAGGTCCTCGGCCTCGGACAGGTTGACCACGTGCGCGGCGATCCCGGCCAGCGCCGCGCGGTCGTACTCGACCACCTGGACGCCGCGCAGGAAGGTCTGCACGGACAGGCCGGAGGAGTGGCAGGCGCAGCCGCCGGTGGGCAGCACGTGGTTGGAGCCGGCCGCGTAGTCGCCCAGCGAGACCGGGGTGAAGCGGCCCAGGAAGATCGCGCCCGCGTTGCGGACCCGCTCGGAGACGGCGTGCGGGTCGGCGGTCTGGATCTCCAGGTGCTCGGCGGCGTAGGCGTTGACCACCGCGAGGCCCTGCTCCAGGTCGTCGACCAGGATGATGCCGGACTGCGGGCCGCCGAGCGCCTCGGCCACCCGCGCGCTGTGCCGGGTGCGGGCGACCTGCGCCTTGAGCTCGGCCTCGACGGCGTCGGCCAGCAGCGGGGAGGCGGTGACCAGCACCGAGCCGGAGGTCGGGCCGTGCTCGGCCTGGCTGATCAGGTCGGCGGCGACCTCCGCGGCGTCCGCGGTGTCGTCGGCGAGCACCATGATCTCGGTCGGGCCGGCCTCCGAGTCGATGCCGATCCGGCCGGCGAACAGGCGCTTGGCGGCGGCGACGTAGATGTTGCCGGGGCCGGTGACCAGGTTGACCGGCGCGCACTCCTCGGTGCCGAGCGCGAACATCGCGACCGCCTGGGCGCCGCCGACCGCGTACACCTCGTCCACGCCGAGCAGCGCGCAGG
This is a stretch of genomic DNA from Kitasatospora fiedleri. It encodes these proteins:
- the hisB gene encoding imidazoleglycerol-phosphate dehydratase HisB, encoding MSRIGRVERTTKETSVLVEIDLDGTGKTDVSTGVGFYDHMLDQLGRHGLFDLTVKTEGDLHIDTHHTIEDTALALGAAFKQALGDKVGIYRFGNCTVPLDESLAQVTVDLSGRPYLVHTEPEQMAPMIGSYDTTMTRHILESFVAQAQVALHVHVPYGRNAHHIVECQFKALARALRYASERDPRAAGILPSTKGAL
- the hisH gene encoding imidazole glycerol phosphate synthase subunit HisH translates to MSKNVVVLDYGSGNLRSAQRAVERTGATVTVTSNFQQALDADGLLVPGVGAFEACMRGLRAVRGEQVIGRRLAGGRPVLGICVGMQILFEKGVEHGVETAGCDEWPGTVEPLDAPVVPHMGWNTVDAPADTRMFAGMDADTRFYFVHSYGVRHWVLETHSEKIRAPRVTWATHGQPFVAAVENGPLWATQFHPEKSGDAGAALLTNWVDTL
- a CDS encoding histidinol-phosphate transaminase → MTKIDDLPVRDELRGQSPYGAPQLDVPVQLNTNENPYPLPEPLVARIAERVAEAARQLNRYPDRDAVELRTGLAAYLSDTTGFPVSKDQVWAANGSNEVLQQLLQTFGGPGRTAIGFEPSYSMHALIARGTGTGWVSGPRGEDFTIDLDAARAAIAELRPDVVFVCSPNNPTGTAVAADTVLALYEAAQAAGPSMVVVDEAYVEFSHRASLLPLLEGRPNLVISRTMSKAFGAAGLRLGYLAADPAVVDAVQLVRLPYHLSAVTQATALACLEHTDTLLGYVDRLKSERDRVVLALRGLGLDVTDSDANFIQFGRFADTHAVWQAILDQGVLIRDNGVPGWLRVTAGTPAENDAFLSAVSLATKEL
- the priA gene encoding bifunctional 1-(5-phosphoribosyl)-5-((5-phosphoribosylamino)methylideneamino)imidazole-4-carboxamide isomerase/phosphoribosylanthranilate isomerase PriA codes for the protein MTNRLELLPAVDVRDGQAVRLVKGASGTETSFGEPLAAALAWQNAGAEWLHLVDLDAAFGTGSNRELLREVTGRLDIKVELSGGIRDDESLAAALATGCTRVNLGTAALESPEWVAKVIAEHGEKIAVGLDVVGTTLRGRGWTRDGGQLYDVLARLDAEGCARYVVTDVNRDGTLTGPNLQLLRDVCAATDRPVVASGGVSSLDDLRAIATLVPEGVEGSIVGKALYEQKFTLEEALEAVSR
- the hisD gene encoding histidinol dehydrogenase, coding for MISRIDLRGSSTDPRDVLPRAEFDVEAALEKVRPIAEDVRHRGVAALIEITERFDGVRLESTRVPAEQIAGALEQLDPKVRAALEESIRRARAVHADQRRVGHTTQVVPGGTVTQRWVPVDRVGLYVPGGLAVYPSSVVMNVVPAQEAGVAGIAVTSPPQKAFGGRVHPTILAACALLGVDEVYAVGGAQAVAMFALGTEECAPVNLVTGPGNIYVAAAKRLFAGRIGIDSEAGPTEIMVLADDTADAAEVAADLISQAEHGPTSGSVLVTASPLLADAVEAELKAQVARTRHSARVAEALGGPQSGIILVDDLEQGLAVVNAYAAEHLEIQTADPHAVSERVRNAGAIFLGRFTPVSLGDYAAGSNHVLPTGGCACHSSGLSVQTFLRGVQVVEYDRAALAGIAAHVVNLSEAEDLPGHGDAVKARFVGDEQHWHGDWTVPTS